In bacterium YEK0313, one genomic interval encodes:
- the yibF_1 gene encoding putative GST-like protein YibF codes for MPLVLRSSPLSPFGRKVKLALDHLGLADRVIVETADTMDAGDILREQNPLGKIPALVLDDGSVVYDSRVIVEYLDMEAGGNKIIPAEPRARIAVLTLQALADGILDALILQRYEAMFRPEDRREPRWLDHQGGKVARAMARLEAEPPTLDIHVGTLALACALGYQDIRFDGAWRADHPRLVAWLDGFIGLMPAAWRRTSPA; via the coding sequence ATGCCGCTCGTTCTGCGCTCTTCTCCGCTTTCGCCGTTCGGCCGCAAGGTCAAACTCGCACTCGACCATCTCGGTCTTGCCGACCGGGTGATCGTCGAGACGGCAGATACGATGGATGCCGGCGACATCCTGCGCGAGCAGAACCCGCTCGGCAAGATTCCCGCCCTGGTGCTCGACGACGGATCGGTCGTCTACGACAGCCGCGTGATCGTCGAATATCTGGATATGGAAGCCGGCGGAAACAAGATCATTCCGGCCGAACCGCGGGCACGGATCGCCGTGCTGACGCTGCAGGCGCTTGCCGACGGCATTCTCGACGCGCTCATCCTGCAGCGCTACGAGGCGATGTTCCGGCCCGAGGACCGGCGCGAACCGCGCTGGCTCGACCACCAGGGCGGCAAGGTCGCCCGCGCCATGGCGCGGCTGGAGGCGGAGCCGCCCACGCTCGACATTCATGTCGGCACGCTCGCGCTCGCCTGCGCCCTCGGCTACCAGGACATCCGCTTCGACGGCGCCTGGCGGGCGGATCACCCGCGGCTCGTCGCCTGGCTCGACGGCTTCATCGGCCTGATGCCCGCCGCCTGGCGGCGGACGAGCCCGGCCTGA
- the dnaJ_1 gene encoding Chaperone protein DnaJ, translating into MKIESPYFDRIRVKPEDDRRAKARPGMRVCGAPGCDCEATHRAPLGRDREGEFVWFCLDHVREYNATYNYFAGMNDAAVAAYQKDALTGHRPTWNMGVNAWSRGGRRAGPEVHMGPRGAADPFGIFEGEAWRPAGSHQAEPEGGRMIRNAERKALGALNLDVHATAAEIKARFKELAKRLHPDANGGDRSREDKLREIIQAYNYLKQAGFC; encoded by the coding sequence ATGAAGATTGAATCGCCCTATTTCGACCGCATCCGCGTCAAGCCGGAAGACGATCGCCGCGCCAAGGCACGTCCCGGCATGCGCGTCTGCGGCGCCCCCGGCTGCGACTGCGAAGCGACGCACCGAGCCCCGCTCGGCCGCGACCGCGAGGGCGAGTTCGTCTGGTTCTGCCTCGACCATGTGCGCGAGTACAACGCCACCTACAACTATTTCGCCGGCATGAACGATGCCGCCGTCGCCGCCTATCAGAAGGACGCGCTGACCGGCCACCGGCCGACCTGGAACATGGGCGTCAATGCCTGGAGCCGCGGCGGCCGGCGTGCCGGGCCGGAGGTCCATATGGGCCCGCGCGGCGCGGCCGACCCCTTCGGCATCTTCGAGGGCGAGGCCTGGCGGCCGGCAGGCAGCCACCAGGCCGAGCCGGAAGGCGGGCGGATGATCCGCAATGCCGAGCGCAAGGCGCTCGGCGCGCTCAATCTTGACGTGCATGCCACCGCCGCCGAGATCAAGGCGCGCTTCAAGGAGCTCGCCAAGCGGCTGCATCCGGACGCCAATGGCGGCGACCGGTCGCGGGAGGACAAGCTGCGTGAGATCATCCAGGCCTACAACTATTTGAAGCAGGCTGGCTTCTGCTGA
- the cobS_2 gene encoding Aerobic cobaltochelatase subunit CobS, with amino-acid sequence MTVQPEKGTGTPDTTVSVRKVFGIDSDMTVPAYSKPDDHVPDLDPDYLFDKPTTLAILAGFAHNRRVMVSGFHGTGKSTHIEQVAARLNWPCVRVNLDSHVSRIDLVGKDAIVLKDGKQVTEFRDGILPWAYQHNVALCFDEYDAGRPDVMFVIQRVLESSGRLTLLDQSRVIRPHAAFRLFATANTVGLGDTTGLYHGTQQINQAQMDRWSIVTTLNYLPHDNEVGIILAKAKNFAKTTEGRDQVNKMVRVADLTRNAFMNGDLSTVMSPRTVLTWAENADIFKDIGFAFRLTFLNKCDEMERTLVAEFYQRCFGQELPESAVNVALS; translated from the coding sequence GTGACAGTGCAGCCTGAAAAGGGTACCGGGACCCCGGATACCACGGTGTCGGTGCGCAAGGTGTTTGGCATCGATTCGGATATGACCGTGCCGGCCTATTCCAAGCCCGACGACCATGTTCCCGACCTTGATCCGGACTATCTGTTCGACAAGCCGACGACGCTCGCGATCCTCGCAGGCTTCGCCCACAACCGTCGCGTCATGGTGTCCGGCTTCCACGGCACCGGCAAATCGACCCATATCGAACAGGTCGCGGCCCGGCTGAACTGGCCCTGCGTGCGCGTCAACCTCGACAGCCACGTCTCGCGCATCGATCTCGTCGGCAAGGACGCGATCGTGCTCAAGGACGGCAAGCAGGTCACCGAGTTCCGGGACGGCATCCTGCCCTGGGCCTACCAGCACAATGTGGCGCTCTGCTTCGACGAATACGATGCCGGCCGCCCGGACGTGATGTTCGTCATCCAGCGCGTCCTGGAATCCTCCGGCCGCCTGACCCTGCTCGACCAGAGCCGGGTGATCCGCCCTCATGCCGCCTTCCGCCTGTTCGCCACCGCCAACACGGTGGGTCTCGGCGACACGACCGGCCTCTATCACGGCACGCAGCAGATCAACCAGGCGCAGATGGACCGCTGGTCGATCGTCACCACGCTGAACTATCTGCCGCACGACAACGAGGTCGGCATCATCCTGGCCAAGGCCAAGAATTTCGCCAAGACCACCGAGGGCCGCGACCAGGTGAACAAGATGGTGCGCGTGGCGGATCTGACCCGCAACGCCTTCATGAACGGCGACCTGTCGACGGTCATGTCGCCACGCACCGTGCTGACCTGGGCCGAGAACGCCGACATCTTCAAGGATATCGGCTTCGCCTTCCGGCTGACCTTCCTGAACAAATGCGACGAGATGGAGCGGACCCTGGTGGCCGAGTTCTATCAGCGCTGCTTTGGCCAGGAGCTGCCGGAAAGCGCCGTCAACGTGGCGCTGAGCTGA
- a CDS encoding Acetyltransferase (GNAT) family protein produces the protein MRVVEERTTGETARTVAKGLSAYNTAKAGKPRYRRFAVSVRDDRNAIRGGIVGYTVWNWCFVEMLWLDEAARSGGLGTELLQRAENRAVRMGARHVFLDTFSFQGDGFYQRLGYEVFGELTDFPPGERRIWLKKDLP, from the coding sequence GTGCGCGTCGTCGAAGAACGGACGACAGGCGAAACCGCCCGAACCGTCGCCAAGGGGCTTTCGGCCTACAATACGGCGAAGGCCGGCAAGCCCCGCTACAGGCGTTTCGCCGTGTCCGTGCGTGACGACCGGAACGCCATCCGTGGCGGCATCGTCGGCTACACGGTCTGGAACTGGTGCTTCGTCGAGATGCTCTGGCTGGACGAAGCGGCTCGCAGCGGCGGTCTCGGCACCGAGCTGCTGCAGCGGGCGGAGAACCGGGCCGTGCGGATGGGCGCAAGGCACGTCTTTCTCGATACGTTCAGCTTCCAGGGCGACGGATTCTATCAGCGCCTCGGCTACGAGGTCTTCGGCGAGCTGACCGATTTTCCGCCCGGCGAGCGCCGCATCTGGTTGAAGAAGGATCTTCCGTGA
- the cobT gene encoding Aerobic cobaltochelatase subunit CobT → MSSNSKAKPSQKESPTEPFKRSVASCMRAIARREDLEVTYAADKPGLAGDKARLPEPPRKLSAHDAAIVRGHGDAMALRLAVHNPKVHRAMAPDGQAARAVFEAVETARIEAIGANRMAGVSKNLTARLEDHYHRLGKYEDITDKADAPIEDALALMVRQRLTGLEPPDQAARIVDLWRETIESKAGKNLENLVGLENDQRAFGKAVRDLLVSLDMGDEKGQADENDEDDKDSQEQESPESGESPDSQQDESSDGMQMEESEQMSDEAPDGAEEASDAQAAELPDENDMGDADEASEPWRPKNQGSEKKGPDYRPFTAKFDEIVDAQDLCDTEELDRLRAYLDKQLAHLGPVVARLANRLQRRLMAQQNRAWDFDLEEGVLDPSRLPRVIMDPMAALSFKRERDTNFRDTVVTLLLDNSGSMRGRPITVAATCADILARTLERCGVKVEILGFTTRAWKGGQSREFWLQNGKPANPGRLNDLRHIIYKSGDAPWRRARKNLGLMMREGLLKENIDGEALDWAHKRLLARTEQRKILMMISDGAPVDDSTLSVNPGNYLERHLRWVIEEIETRSPVELIAIGIGHDVTRYYRRAVTIVDAEELGGAMTEKLAELFDESAGGAEPAAPPRRKVA, encoded by the coding sequence GTGAGTTCCAATTCCAAGGCCAAGCCGTCACAGAAGGAAAGTCCGACCGAACCGTTCAAGCGGTCGGTGGCCTCGTGCATGCGTGCCATTGCCCGGCGCGAGGACCTCGAAGTGACCTATGCGGCCGACAAGCCGGGCCTTGCCGGCGACAAGGCGCGCCTGCCCGAGCCGCCGCGCAAGCTCTCGGCCCATGACGCGGCGATCGTGCGCGGCCATGGCGACGCCATGGCGCTGCGGCTTGCCGTCCACAATCCGAAGGTCCATCGCGCCATGGCGCCGGACGGCCAGGCGGCGCGCGCCGTGTTCGAGGCGGTCGAGACCGCCCGCATCGAGGCGATCGGTGCCAACCGCATGGCCGGCGTCTCCAAGAACCTGACGGCGCGGCTCGAGGATCATTATCACCGCCTCGGCAAATACGAGGACATCACCGACAAGGCCGATGCGCCGATCGAGGACGCACTGGCCCTGATGGTGCGCCAGCGCCTCACCGGTCTCGAGCCGCCCGACCAGGCCGCCCGGATCGTCGACCTCTGGCGCGAGACGATCGAATCCAAGGCCGGCAAGAACCTGGAAAACCTGGTCGGCCTCGAAAACGACCAGCGCGCCTTCGGCAAGGCCGTCCGCGACCTGCTCGTCTCCCTCGACATGGGCGACGAGAAGGGCCAGGCCGACGAGAACGACGAGGACGACAAGGACAGCCAGGAGCAGGAATCGCCCGAATCCGGCGAGAGCCCCGACAGCCAGCAGGACGAATCCTCCGACGGCATGCAGATGGAGGAATCCGAGCAGATGTCGGACGAGGCGCCCGACGGCGCCGAGGAGGCGTCCGACGCCCAGGCCGCCGAGCTGCCCGACGAGAACGACATGGGCGACGCCGACGAGGCGAGCGAGCCCTGGCGGCCAAAAAATCAGGGCAGCGAGAAGAAGGGGCCCGACTACCGGCCCTTCACCGCCAAGTTCGACGAGATCGTCGATGCTCAGGATCTCTGCGACACGGAAGAGCTCGACCGCCTGCGCGCCTATCTCGACAAGCAGCTCGCCCATCTCGGTCCGGTCGTGGCCCGGCTCGCCAACCGCCTGCAGCGCCGCCTGATGGCGCAGCAGAACCGGGCCTGGGACTTCGATCTCGAGGAGGGCGTGCTCGATCCCTCGCGGCTGCCGCGGGTCATCATGGACCCGATGGCCGCGCTGTCGTTCAAGCGCGAGCGCGACACCAATTTCCGCGACACGGTGGTGACGCTGCTGCTCGACAATTCCGGCTCGATGCGCGGCCGCCCGATCACGGTCGCCGCCACCTGCGCCGACATCCTGGCGCGCACGCTCGAGCGCTGCGGCGTGAAGGTCGAGATCCTCGGCTTCACCACGCGCGCCTGGAAGGGCGGCCAGTCACGCGAGTTCTGGCTGCAGAACGGCAAGCCGGCCAATCCGGGCCGGCTCAATGACCTGCGCCACATCATCTACAAGTCGGGCGATGCGCCCTGGCGCCGCGCACGCAAGAATCTCGGGCTGATGATGCGCGAGGGCCTGCTGAAGGAGAATATCGACGGCGAGGCGCTCGACTGGGCCCACAAGCGGCTCCTGGCCCGCACCGAGCAGCGCAAGATCCTGATGATGATCTCGGACGGCGCTCCGGTCGACGATTCAACGCTGTCGGTGAACCCTGGCAACTATCTGGAACGACACCTGCGCTGGGTGATCGAGGAGATCGAGACGCGCTCGCCGGTCGAGCTCATCGCCATCGGCATCGGCCACGACGTCACCCGCTACTATCGGCGCGCCGTCACCATCGTCGACGCCGAGGAGTTGGGCGGCGCCATGACCGAGAAGCTCGCCGAGCTGTTCGACGAGTCGGCCGGCGGCGCCGAGCCGGCCGCGCCGCCGCGCCGCAAGGTCGCCTGA
- the rpmF gene encoding 50S ribosomal protein L32, with protein sequence MAVPRRKTSPSRQGMRRSHDAIKAPTYVEDKDSGNLRRPHHVDLKTGMYRGKQILKPKATSND encoded by the coding sequence ATGGCCGTTCCGAGAAGAAAAACATCGCCGTCGCGTCAGGGCATGCGCCGCTCGCACGACGCCATCAAGGCTCCGACCTATGTCGAGGACAAGGACTCGGGCAATCTGCGCCGTCCGCACCATGTCGACCTGAAGACCGGCATGTATCGCGGCAAGCAGATCCTGAAGCCGAAGGCGACCAGCAACGACTGA
- the ywrD_1 gene encoding Putative gamma-glutamyltransferase YwrD: protein MTAQLRDFHKPGRSPVYATEAMAATSHPLATAAAIEMMRAGGTAADAAIAAVGVMAVVEPHMTGIGGDCFALVSRPGKPIWGYNGSGRAGRAASAAALRDQGLTTIPIDSVHAVTVPGAIEAWETILKTHGRFDLGRVLEPAIRYARDGWPVAPRVAFDWVADEAALAKDEGARRHYLLNGRAPRAGERMASPALAETLQTIAREGAKGFYEGRVAEDIVRTVRAKGSVLTLEDLASHHGTVETPARSTYKGVEVVELPPNGQGITALILLNILENFDLRSLDPQSPERLHLGIEAARLAYAVRDQHIADPAHMRFSVDQLTSKSFAKTLAAMIDPGRRTPLLVPPPPASDTIYCTIVDRDRMAVSFINSIFHHFGAKICTPDTGILLQNRDASFRLEDDHANCLGSAKRPMHTIIPAMLVENGEVTTSFGVMGGSYQSSGHAHVVANMFDYGMDPQAAIDAPRAFFEGEKTTVEPTWPDATIARLAAMGHDVEITTKPIGGGQMIRIDRSGFLIGGSDPRKDGSALGY from the coding sequence ATGACCGCCCAGCTGCGTGACTTCCACAAGCCTGGCCGCTCGCCCGTCTATGCCACCGAGGCGATGGCGGCGACCTCCCATCCGCTGGCCACCGCAGCCGCCATCGAAATGATGCGGGCCGGCGGCACGGCCGCCGACGCGGCGATTGCCGCGGTGGGCGTGATGGCGGTGGTCGAGCCGCACATGACCGGCATCGGCGGCGACTGTTTCGCGCTGGTCTCGCGCCCGGGCAAGCCGATCTGGGGCTACAACGGCTCCGGACGCGCCGGGCGGGCGGCGAGCGCCGCCGCGCTGCGCGACCAGGGCCTGACCACGATCCCGATCGATTCCGTCCATGCCGTCACCGTTCCGGGCGCCATCGAGGCCTGGGAGACCATCCTGAAGACCCACGGCCGGTTCGACCTCGGCCGCGTCCTGGAGCCGGCGATCCGCTACGCGCGCGACGGCTGGCCGGTCGCGCCGCGCGTCGCCTTCGACTGGGTGGCCGACGAGGCGGCGCTCGCCAAGGACGAGGGTGCGCGCCGCCACTATCTGCTGAACGGCCGCGCGCCGCGCGCCGGCGAGCGCATGGCGAGCCCGGCCCTGGCCGAGACGCTCCAGACCATCGCGCGCGAGGGCGCCAAGGGCTTCTACGAAGGCCGCGTCGCCGAGGACATCGTCCGCACCGTCCGCGCCAAGGGCAGCGTCCTGACGCTCGAGGACCTGGCCAGCCACCATGGCACGGTCGAGACGCCGGCCCGTTCGACCTACAAGGGCGTCGAGGTGGTGGAGCTGCCGCCGAACGGCCAGGGCATCACCGCGCTGATCCTGCTCAACATCCTCGAGAACTTCGACCTGCGCAGCCTCGACCCGCAATCGCCGGAACGGCTGCATCTCGGCATCGAGGCCGCCCGCCTCGCCTATGCGGTGCGCGACCAGCACATTGCCGATCCCGCCCATATGCGCTTCAGCGTCGACCAGCTGACCAGCAAGAGCTTCGCCAAGACGCTCGCCGCCATGATCGATCCGGGCCGGCGCACGCCGCTGCTGGTGCCGCCGCCGCCGGCATCGGACACGATCTACTGCACCATCGTCGACCGCGACCGCATGGCGGTGTCCTTCATCAACTCGATCTTCCACCATTTCGGCGCGAAGATCTGCACGCCCGACACCGGCATCCTCCTGCAGAACCGCGACGCCAGCTTCCGCCTGGAGGACGACCACGCCAACTGCCTCGGATCGGCCAAGCGTCCGATGCACACGATCATTCCGGCCATGCTGGTCGAGAACGGCGAGGTCACCACCAGCTTCGGCGTCATGGGCGGCTCGTACCAGTCCTCGGGACACGCCCATGTCGTCGCCAACATGTTCGACTACGGCATGGACCCGCAGGCGGCGATCGACGCGCCGCGCGCCTTCTTCGAGGGCGAGAAGACCACGGTCGAGCCGACCTGGCCGGACGCCACGATCGCCCGACTGGCGGCCATGGGCCACGATGTCGAGATCACCACCAAGCCGATCGGCGGCGGCCAGATGATCCGCATCGACCGCTCCGGCTTCCTGATCGGCGGCTCGGATCCGCGCAAGGACGGCTCGGCGCTCGGCTACTGA
- the cph2_2 gene encoding Phytochrome-like protein cph2: MDKAVDRADGVSAVSGAQDPEASIDLGAGVALVPSQTATYEWAVPSDRLSWSAEAPAMFGVEDFAPFGTGRGYAGMLAAESPAGRYEAVVNSPGTDQGEGVAYAIEYALSPRPGLIHWVEDTGRWFASSEGRPLRAEGTVRIITDESDTRRRHAAANAIDPLTGQLSRTCFLEVLAATLDDIGKVRGSIGLLVAAIDNLARINEAYGFDEADNIIAAVGRRIRSRMRGGDLIGRLSGNKFGIIMRNCQPDDMATAAERILASVRDEVFASPAGPVSVTVTMGGVIAPRHARDAATALARAQEALDGVKTRRRGVFQAYLPNLEREQSRREYRRVTDEIVSALEQNRIRLAFQPIVAAKPPYRAVSYECLLRISAADGTLLPAATIVPVAEKLGLIRLIDQRVLDLAIGELVSAPGLHLSINVSPATAMSQDWADALAAKVKACPGLAGRLTVEITETDAIADVEDTRRFVARVQALGMQVAIDDFGAGHTSFRNLRQLRVDRVKIDGAFVENFERSDDDRHFVMTLLGLARHMGLATVAEWVPNETVAEALAALGCDYLQGAHSGLASEARPWRDQATGA; encoded by the coding sequence GTGGACAAAGCTGTGGACAGGGCGGACGGGGTGAGCGCGGTGTCGGGCGCTCAGGATCCCGAAGCATCGATCGATCTTGGGGCGGGCGTCGCGCTGGTGCCGTCCCAGACCGCAACCTATGAATGGGCCGTACCGTCGGACCGGCTGAGCTGGAGCGCGGAGGCGCCCGCCATGTTCGGGGTGGAGGATTTCGCGCCTTTCGGCACCGGCCGCGGCTATGCGGGCATGCTGGCGGCCGAGTCGCCGGCGGGCCGCTACGAGGCGGTCGTCAATTCACCCGGCACCGACCAGGGCGAAGGCGTCGCCTATGCGATCGAATATGCCCTCTCGCCCCGGCCCGGTCTCATCCATTGGGTCGAGGACACCGGCCGCTGGTTCGCCTCCAGCGAAGGCCGGCCGCTGCGCGCCGAGGGCACCGTCAGGATCATCACCGACGAGAGCGACACGCGCCGCCGGCATGCCGCCGCCAATGCCATCGATCCCTTGACCGGCCAGCTCTCGCGCACCTGCTTCCTGGAGGTGCTGGCCGCGACCCTCGACGATATCGGCAAGGTGCGCGGGTCGATCGGCCTCCTGGTCGCCGCCATCGACAATCTCGCCCGCATCAACGAAGCCTACGGTTTCGACGAGGCCGACAACATCATTGCCGCGGTTGGCCGCCGCATCCGGTCGCGCATGCGCGGCGGCGATCTGATCGGCCGGCTGTCCGGCAACAAGTTCGGCATCATCATGCGCAACTGCCAGCCGGACGACATGGCGACCGCTGCCGAACGGATCCTGGCGAGCGTGCGCGACGAGGTCTTCGCAAGCCCCGCCGGCCCGGTATCGGTCACCGTCACCATGGGCGGCGTCATCGCGCCGCGCCATGCCCGCGACGCGGCCACGGCTCTCGCCCGCGCCCAGGAAGCCCTCGACGGCGTGAAGACGCGCCGGCGCGGCGTCTTCCAGGCCTACCTGCCCAATCTGGAACGCGAGCAGAGCCGGCGCGAATACCGGCGCGTCACCGACGAGATCGTCAGCGCGCTGGAGCAGAACCGGATCAGGCTCGCCTTCCAGCCGATCGTCGCGGCGAAACCGCCCTACCGGGCGGTGTCCTATGAATGCCTGCTGCGGATCAGCGCCGCCGACGGCACGCTGCTGCCGGCTGCGACCATCGTGCCGGTTGCCGAGAAGCTCGGACTGATCCGGCTCATCGACCAGCGCGTCCTGGATCTTGCCATCGGCGAGCTGGTGTCCGCCCCCGGTCTCCACCTGTCGATCAACGTCTCGCCGGCGACCGCCATGAGCCAGGACTGGGCGGATGCGCTCGCCGCCAAGGTCAAGGCCTGCCCCGGGCTTGCCGGCCGCCTCACCGTCGAGATCACCGAGACCGACGCCATTGCCGACGTCGAGGATACCCGCCGCTTCGTCGCCCGGGTTCAGGCCCTTGGCATGCAGGTCGCGATCGACGATTTCGGCGCTGGCCACACCTCGTTCCGCAACCTGCGCCAGCTGCGCGTCGACCGGGTCAAGATCGACGGCGCCTTCGTCGAGAATTTCGAGCGCTCGGACGACGACCGCCACTTCGTCATGACGCTGCTCGGGCTGGCCCGCCACATGGGGCTCGCGACCGTCGCCGAATGGGTGCCGAACGAAACGGTTGCCGAAGCGCTCGCAGCGCTCGGCTGCGACTATCTGCAAGGGGCCCATTCGGGCCTCGCCAGCGAGGCGCGGCCCTGGCGCGACCAGGCCACCGGGGCCTGA
- a CDS encoding PHB/PHA accumulation regulator DNA-binding domain protein, translating into MAKNDLVTIKKYANRRLYNTSTSTYVTLEDLAVMVKAGTDFVVYDAKTGDDITRSVLAQIIFEQENKDGQNMLPVAFLRQLIRFYGDSMQLLVPRFLELSIDSLSKEQDRLRQQLGSAFGANPLVQPFEANVRRNMELFERAFAMFSPFAKREERPSAELAPEDRRPAPAAAPDASSKDGDIDELKHQLAEMQRKLESLSRK; encoded by the coding sequence ATGGCCAAGAACGACCTGGTCACGATCAAAAAATACGCCAACCGGCGTCTCTACAACACCAGCACCTCGACCTATGTGACGCTCGAGGACTTGGCCGTGATGGTCAAGGCAGGCACCGATTTCGTCGTCTACGATGCCAAGACCGGCGACGACATTACCCGATCAGTGCTTGCACAGATCATTTTCGAGCAGGAGAACAAGGACGGGCAGAACATGCTGCCGGTCGCCTTCCTGCGCCAACTGATCCGCTTCTACGGCGACAGCATGCAGCTCCTGGTGCCGCGCTTCCTGGAGCTGTCGATCGACAGCCTTTCGAAGGAGCAGGACCGGCTGCGCCAGCAGCTCGGCTCGGCTTTCGGCGCCAATCCGCTGGTGCAGCCGTTCGAAGCCAATGTGCGGCGCAATATGGAGCTGTTCGAGCGCGCCTTCGCCATGTTCTCGCCCTTCGCCAAGCGCGAGGAGCGGCCGAGCGCGGAGCTGGCACCGGAAGACAGGCGCCCGGCCCCGGCCGCCGCGCCGGACGCGTCGTCCAAGGACGGTGACATCGACGAGCTGAAGCATCAGCTCGCGGAGATGCAGCGCAAGCTCGAGAGCCTGTCGCGCAAATAG
- the phbA gene encoding Acetyl-CoA acetyltransferase, which yields MSEQVVIVGAARTPVGSFNGALSSLPAHELGATAIKAALERANVKPDEVDEVVFGQILTAGEGQNPARQAAIKAGIPAEKTAWALNQLCGSGLRTVAIGMQQIANGDAKIIVAGGQESMSQAPHVAHLRNGTKMGALEMTDSMLKDGLIDAFHGYHMGITAENVAEKWQITKDEQDRFAVSSQNKAEAARKSGKFKDEIVPVTIASRKGDVVVDTDEYIRDGANLEAMGKLKPAFKKDGTVTAGNASGINDGAAAVVLMTKSEADRRGLKPLATIKSWATAGVDPAIMGSGPIPASRKALEKAGWSAKDLDLVEANEAFAAQAIAVNKDMGWDTDKVNVNGGAIAIGHPIGASGARVLVTLLHEMQKRDAKKGLATLCIGGGMGVALCVER from the coding sequence ATGTCCGAGCAAGTCGTCATCGTCGGCGCTGCGCGCACGCCCGTCGGTTCGTTCAACGGCGCGCTGTCCAGCCTGCCCGCCCATGAGCTCGGCGCCACCGCGATCAAGGCCGCGCTCGAACGCGCCAACGTCAAGCCGGACGAGGTCGACGAGGTCGTGTTCGGCCAGATCCTGACCGCGGGCGAAGGCCAGAACCCGGCGCGCCAGGCGGCGATCAAAGCCGGCATTCCCGCCGAGAAGACCGCCTGGGCGTTGAACCAGCTCTGCGGCTCGGGCCTGCGCACGGTGGCCATCGGCATGCAGCAGATCGCCAATGGCGATGCCAAGATCATCGTGGCCGGCGGCCAGGAGAGCATGTCCCAGGCGCCGCACGTCGCGCATCTGCGCAACGGCACCAAGATGGGCGCGCTGGAAATGACTGATTCCATGCTGAAGGACGGTCTGATCGACGCCTTCCACGGCTACCACATGGGCATCACCGCCGAGAACGTCGCCGAGAAGTGGCAGATCACCAAGGACGAGCAGGACCGCTTCGCCGTGTCCTCGCAGAACAAGGCCGAGGCCGCGCGCAAGTCCGGCAAGTTCAAGGACGAGATCGTCCCCGTCACGATCGCCAGCCGCAAGGGGGACGTCGTCGTCGACACCGACGAATATATCCGTGACGGCGCCAATCTGGAGGCCATGGGCAAGCTGAAGCCCGCCTTCAAGAAGGACGGCACGGTCACCGCCGGCAATGCCTCCGGCATCAATGACGGCGCCGCCGCCGTGGTGCTGATGACGAAGTCCGAGGCCGACCGGCGCGGCCTGAAACCGCTCGCCACCATCAAGTCCTGGGCGACCGCCGGCGTCGACCCGGCGATCATGGGCTCCGGCCCGATCCCGGCTTCGCGCAAGGCTCTGGAAAAGGCCGGCTGGTCGGCCAAGGACCTCGACCTCGTCGAGGCCAACGAGGCCTTTGCCGCCCAGGCCATCGCGGTCAACAAGGACATGGGCTGGGACACCGACAAGGTGAACGTCAATGGCGGCGCCATCGCCATCGGCCATCCGATCGGTGCGTCGGGCGCCCGCGTGCTCGTCACCCTGCTGCACGAAATGCAGAAGCGCGACGCCAAGAAGGGTCTCGCCACGCTCTGCATCGGCGGCGGCATGGGCGTCGCTCTCTGCGTCGAGCGCTGA
- the phbB gene encoding Acetoacetyl-CoA reductase, with product MARVALVTGGTRGIGGAISRTLHAAGYKVAANYAGNDEAAAKFKAETGIPVFKFDVSDYDASAAGVAAIEKEVGGIDILVNNAGITRDGFFHKMTKEQWSAVIRTNLDSLFNVTRPVIDGMRARSFGRIVVISSINGQKGQMGQVNYSASKAGDIGFVKALAQENANKGITVNAICPGYIGTEMVAAIDPEVLKSRILPQIPVGRLGEPAEIARAVAFLASDEGGFITGSTLTINGGQYFT from the coding sequence ATGGCACGAGTCGCATTGGTCACAGGCGGTACACGCGGCATCGGCGGCGCCATCTCCAGGACGTTGCACGCCGCAGGCTACAAAGTCGCCGCCAACTATGCCGGCAACGACGAGGCCGCCGCCAAGTTCAAGGCCGAGACCGGCATTCCCGTCTTCAAGTTCGACGTCAGCGACTACGATGCCTCCGCAGCCGGCGTCGCCGCCATCGAGAAGGAGGTCGGCGGCATCGACATCCTGGTCAACAATGCCGGCATCACCCGCGACGGCTTCTTCCACAAGATGACCAAGGAGCAATGGTCGGCGGTCATCCGGACCAATCTCGACAGCCTGTTCAACGTCACCCGCCCGGTGATCGACGGCATGCGCGCGCGCTCGTTCGGCCGCATCGTGGTGATCTCCTCGATCAACGGCCAGAAGGGCCAGATGGGCCAGGTGAACTATTCCGCCTCGAAGGCCGGCGATATCGGCTTCGTCAAGGCGCTGGCCCAGGAGAACGCCAACAAGGGCATCACGGTCAACGCCATCTGCCCCGGCTATATCGGCACCGAGATGGTCGCGGCCATCGATCCGGAAGTGCTGAAGTCGCGCATCCTGCCGCAGATCCCGGTCGGCCGCCTCGGCGAGCCCGCCGAGATCGCGCGGGCGGTCGCCTTCCTCGCCTCCGACGAAGGCGGCTTCATCACCGGCTCGACGCTGACGATCAACGGCGGCCAGTACTTCACCTGA